From the Acaryochloris thomasi RCC1774 genome, one window contains:
- the rppA gene encoding two-component system response regulator RppA yields the protein MLILLVEDDLAQLEPLQTALSQVGHVVDAVQDGEMASALIKERDYDLLILDWMLPNVSGVDLCRQYRDLGRTAPVLMITAKDTTADKVDGLDAGADDYIVKPVDVLELLARVRALGRRSPLWQGEVLAIADLQLDLTSLELERGAEKIQLSVKEFQLMEYLMRHPRQVLSRDQIEQALWSWGSEPESNAVTTLVRRLRQRLEAVGAKDWLETVYGMGYRLNYQD from the coding sequence ATGCTAATTCTTTTAGTTGAAGACGATCTAGCACAGTTAGAACCTTTACAGACCGCGCTCTCACAAGTGGGACACGTCGTGGACGCAGTACAGGATGGTGAGATGGCGTCAGCATTGATCAAAGAAAGAGATTACGATCTCTTGATTTTGGACTGGATGTTACCTAATGTCAGCGGGGTTGATCTTTGTCGTCAATATCGCGATTTGGGCCGTACTGCCCCTGTCCTTATGATAACGGCCAAAGATACAACGGCTGACAAGGTAGATGGTCTAGATGCTGGAGCAGATGACTACATTGTTAAGCCTGTCGATGTCTTAGAGCTATTGGCGAGGGTGCGAGCTTTGGGGCGGCGATCGCCCCTCTGGCAAGGAGAGGTACTGGCAATAGCGGATTTACAGCTAGATTTGACTAGCTTAGAGCTAGAGCGGGGAGCAGAGAAAATTCAGCTCTCAGTCAAAGAATTTCAGCTTATGGAATATCTCATGCGTCATCCACGCCAGGTCTTGTCTCGCGATCAAATCGAGCAGGCACTCTGGAGCTGGGGAAGCGAGCCGGAAAGTAATGCAGTGACGACGCTGGTTAGAAGACTCCGACAGCGTTTAGAAGCTGTCGGGGCAAAGGATTGGTTAGAAACCGTATACGGTATGGGATATCGCCTCAATTACCAAGATTAG
- a CDS encoding DoxX family protein, which translates to MKYIPLAARICLCIIFINSGIGKIFDFASTAEMMANKGLPIASILLVFTIIFQLLGGLSLLLGYKVKLGSILLISFLIPATLVFHNPIADPGELNSFLKNIGLIGGLLMVVYAGAGALSIDNLAEKSQPREQVTINH; encoded by the coding sequence ATGAAATACATTCCTTTAGCTGCTCGTATTTGTCTTTGCATAATCTTTATTAACTCAGGCATCGGCAAGATTTTTGATTTTGCTAGCACTGCAGAGATGATGGCAAATAAAGGCTTGCCTATTGCCAGTATTTTGTTAGTCTTTACAATTATTTTTCAACTACTGGGTGGCTTATCTTTGCTACTTGGCTATAAGGTCAAACTCGGATCAATACTGTTGATCTCATTCTTAATTCCTGCAACTTTAGTCTTTCATAATCCAATTGCAGATCCGGGTGAACTCAATTCTTTTCTCAAAAATATAGGTCTAATTGGTGGACTGTTAATGGTTGTTTATGCGGGTGCCGGTGCGTTGAGTATCGATAACCTTGCCGAGAAATCACAACCCCGAGAACAAGTCACAATCAATCATTAA
- a CDS encoding efflux RND transporter permease subunit: protein MSLIKTAVRWRHGTGVLFCLLALFGILALFQLPLELQPGGDRPEISITTPYLGASPAEVEDLVTRPIEERLEEVQGIQDITSSSGSGVSTINVEFDWDSDIDRSLVDVLNKLQQVEALPIEADESDVEVISGSSDPMMWIVLIPKEGFTADDHHYRDLVDDIVVPRLRQVQGVGQFLVSGGREREVEVVVDPKALADRNLTIRDVANSLRNNNQDIRGGPLVLGRREYRVRTISRIEDVKQLEEFVLRRDGSGTVYLGDVAKARMGRAIQDRALIRNNEPAVATGVIRQVGGNVPEISAGIREALVELEARFDREGEGIAFDIPYDENDYINESISFVEGNLIIGAILAALVLLLFLGSLRTVGVIAIAIPTTLITVFIVFYALGRTLNVISLAGLAFAVGMVVDNAIVVLENVFTHMQQGKTPMKAAIDGTQEVGGAMLASTLTTVAVFAPIVLVTGEAGQLFFDIGIALSASVMFSLFAALTLVPMLAGLFLKRTEAEQMLAGGEYRGGNGLERAVAKTSAIFRLGERQLENFLLKTVHWSLGKGKLKRRLFVLALPIVLLITSFQLLPPADYLPEGNRNLVLWIAGTFPGTSIPEAVELSQAPRDFVSQQPEVMRTLYVHRPGRRLIAAFIQPEASTGNNLNDLVDRFRAKSNDFPGYRFLVPRRASIFQDPGKEFEVQIIGENLSEIDGLQKQLNQQIGELQGIQNVRSDFVTGAPELQVIPNRERLAEAGLSESEIGEMVQAALGGLRASEFIDGKRELNVTVELRDTFVETPEQLRQLAIYNGRQRLQLSDVAQVLETTGADTINHVDLERSITLTASVANDAPLGALVNQTEQQILEPLRQDLPAGVRVELAGSADVLSETLFQLGSTFALSLIITYLLLVALYRSFTYPLLIMATVPMGMTGALLSLVIANSIPGVVVPLDMITGLGFVILTGVVVNNAILLVDRALQLQEEGMEYDASLYAAVSDRLRPIFMSAGTSVLGMLPLAIIPGKGAELYQGLGIALTGGLALSTFLTPTVIPALMGLLQDLKSKRSIKVQEWQDSQLEERSYEEVGK, encoded by the coding sequence ATGAGTCTGATTAAAACCGCCGTTCGCTGGCGACACGGGACTGGCGTATTGTTTTGTCTATTGGCTTTGTTCGGCATTCTGGCATTGTTTCAGTTACCGCTAGAATTACAGCCCGGCGGAGATCGCCCTGAAATCAGTATCACGACGCCTTATCTAGGGGCTTCTCCCGCCGAGGTCGAAGATTTAGTGACGCGTCCCATTGAAGAAAGACTGGAAGAGGTTCAGGGCATTCAGGACATCACCAGCAGCAGTGGTTCGGGTGTGAGTACGATTAATGTCGAGTTTGACTGGGATAGCGACATTGATCGCTCTTTGGTCGATGTTCTCAATAAGCTGCAGCAGGTTGAAGCGCTCCCGATAGAAGCCGATGAGTCAGATGTAGAAGTCATCAGCGGCAGCAGCGACCCGATGATGTGGATCGTTTTAATTCCGAAAGAAGGCTTTACTGCAGATGATCATCACTACAGAGATTTAGTCGACGATATCGTTGTCCCTCGCCTTCGTCAGGTCCAGGGGGTCGGACAGTTTTTGGTTTCTGGAGGAAGAGAAAGGGAAGTTGAAGTCGTTGTCGATCCCAAAGCTCTAGCCGATCGCAACCTCACGATTAGAGATGTCGCCAACAGTCTGCGCAACAACAACCAGGACATTCGCGGAGGGCCTTTGGTCCTGGGACGCAGAGAGTATCGAGTGAGAACGATTAGTCGCATTGAAGACGTCAAACAATTAGAAGAGTTCGTCTTGCGTCGGGATGGGTCGGGAACAGTGTACCTAGGAGATGTGGCAAAAGCCCGCATGGGTCGCGCCATCCAAGATCGAGCTTTGATTAGAAATAATGAGCCTGCGGTGGCAACGGGGGTTATTCGTCAGGTTGGAGGCAACGTGCCTGAAATATCGGCGGGCATCAGAGAAGCTCTAGTTGAATTAGAAGCCAGATTTGATCGCGAAGGAGAAGGGATTGCTTTTGATATTCCCTATGACGAAAATGACTACATCAATGAATCGATTTCCTTCGTCGAAGGCAACCTAATTATAGGTGCCATTCTTGCCGCTCTAGTCTTGCTCTTATTCCTGGGTTCGTTGAGGACAGTCGGAGTCATTGCGATCGCAATCCCTACAACTCTGATTACCGTCTTCATTGTCTTCTATGCGTTGGGGCGCACCCTAAACGTGATTAGCTTAGCGGGGTTAGCCTTTGCGGTAGGGATGGTCGTGGATAACGCGATCGTTGTCCTAGAAAATGTCTTTACCCATATGCAGCAGGGTAAAACGCCGATGAAAGCTGCGATCGACGGGACACAAGAGGTGGGTGGCGCGATGCTGGCTTCTACCCTAACGACCGTAGCCGTATTCGCACCGATTGTCTTAGTCACCGGAGAAGCGGGACAGTTATTTTTTGATATTGGGATTGCACTGTCAGCTTCGGTCATGTTTTCTTTGTTTGCCGCGCTTACTCTGGTGCCGATGTTGGCGGGATTATTTCTCAAACGAACAGAAGCAGAACAGATGTTGGCGGGCGGAGAATATAGAGGAGGTAATGGGTTAGAGCGTGCCGTCGCTAAGACTTCGGCCATTTTTCGGTTGGGAGAGCGTCAGCTAGAGAATTTTCTTTTGAAAACCGTGCATTGGTCGCTCGGGAAAGGCAAATTAAAGCGTCGTCTATTTGTCTTAGCACTCCCCATCGTCTTACTAATCACCAGTTTTCAGCTATTACCCCCTGCCGACTATCTTCCAGAAGGCAACCGTAATCTGGTCCTTTGGATTGCTGGAACCTTCCCAGGGACTAGCATTCCCGAAGCCGTAGAACTATCCCAAGCACCCAGGGATTTTGTTAGCCAGCAACCAGAGGTAATGCGTACGCTTTACGTTCACCGCCCAGGACGACGATTGATTGCTGCATTTATTCAACCGGAAGCATCTACGGGCAATAACTTGAACGATTTAGTCGACCGTTTCAGAGCGAAAAGCAATGATTTTCCGGGCTATCGTTTTCTTGTGCCCCGACGAGCCTCCATTTTTCAGGACCCCGGTAAAGAATTCGAGGTTCAGATTATTGGCGAGAATTTATCAGAAATAGACGGACTACAAAAACAACTTAACCAACAGATAGGAGAGTTGCAAGGTATTCAGAATGTCCGCTCTGACTTTGTTACAGGTGCCCCAGAATTACAGGTGATTCCCAACCGCGAACGTTTGGCAGAAGCAGGATTATCAGAATCAGAAATCGGCGAAATGGTGCAGGCGGCTTTGGGGGGATTACGGGCCTCAGAATTTATTGATGGCAAACGAGAGCTAAATGTGACCGTTGAACTGCGAGATACCTTTGTTGAAACGCCTGAACAGCTGCGTCAACTCGCCATTTATAACGGGCGCCAAAGACTACAGCTTTCCGATGTCGCACAAGTCCTAGAAACGACAGGGGCAGATACGATCAATCATGTTGATTTAGAGCGATCAATTACCCTAACGGCCAGCGTTGCCAACGATGCCCCTTTGGGAGCATTAGTGAACCAAACCGAACAGCAAATCCTTGAGCCTTTACGCCAAGATTTACCTGCAGGCGTTCGCGTAGAGCTGGCAGGATCGGCTGACGTACTATCAGAAACGCTATTTCAGCTCGGATCTACCTTTGCCCTTTCTTTAATCATTACCTACCTTTTGCTAGTGGCCCTGTACCGCTCCTTTACTTATCCTCTCTTAATTATGGCAACTGTGCCGATGGGGATGACGGGTGCACTACTCAGCTTAGTGATCGCAAATTCTATCCCTGGCGTGGTGGTGCCCTTAGATATGATTACCGGGTTAGGATTTGTAATTTTGACGGGTGTAGTTGTCAACAACGCTATTCTCTTAGTTGATCGCGCCCTACAGCTCCAGGAAGAAGGGATGGAATATGATGCTTCTCTTTATGCAGCTGTTAGCGATCGCCTGCGTCCCATTTTCATGTCGGCAGGAACGAGCGTCTTAGGGATGCTGCCTCTCGCTATCATTCCAGGGAAAGGAGCAGAACTTTACCAAGGTTTGGGTATTGCTTTAACCGGTGGCTTAGCGTTATCAACTTTTCTAACCCCTACGGTCATTCCTGCTTTGATGGGATTGTTGCAGGATCTCAAATCAAAGAGAAGTATAAAAGTGCAAGAGTGGCAGGACTCTCAGCTCGAAGAAAGGAGCTACGAGGAAGTAGGAAAATAA
- a CDS encoding sensor histidine kinase: MFDRSRRRLAYWFALSMGSILILFAFTVYHRQVEDEMRELDTQIYREAKRIAALTTYQKQGESWSIDTENVSFRNSDGLESKIIYVRWYDFRQRLLQFTGHSPRQRTPITPGWKILKYDCRSDGATQQKNLRRLTLPLQDGESPVGYLQIAVSLEPLEESLARSRLFLSLGIPVALIFTGIVGWILGSFAMRPARRSYEQLQRFTADASHELRAPISAILSNAQVGLLAPAEDEQQPRQRLSNIVTQSKSISALIANLLFLARHEGQLNPKDVAKTNIEELLSSLGSEYKTLAVEKGLEFHLLVPAKPLEIHSDPDLFKQAIRNLLDNAIKYTSPEGRVDLELVVKPRRILITVKDTGIGIPAADLPHIFERFYRVDKARTRQTGGFGLGLAIAQQIIQAHDGKITVESEFGKGTMFQICLPLRP, translated from the coding sequence ATGTTTGATCGTTCTCGCCGTCGTCTTGCTTATTGGTTTGCCCTGTCCATGGGAAGCATTCTAATTCTGTTTGCCTTTACGGTTTATCATCGTCAGGTAGAGGATGAAATGCGAGAACTTGATACACAAATCTATCGTGAAGCAAAAAGAATTGCTGCACTGACAACCTATCAAAAACAGGGTGAAAGCTGGTCAATAGATACAGAAAACGTGTCGTTCCGAAACAGCGACGGCCTAGAGTCAAAGATAATTTATGTTCGCTGGTACGATTTTCGACAGCGCCTTCTACAGTTTACGGGGCACTCTCCTCGCCAGCGAACGCCAATTACCCCAGGTTGGAAGATCCTAAAGTATGACTGTCGCTCTGATGGTGCAACTCAGCAAAAAAATCTGCGCAGACTAACCCTGCCGCTACAGGATGGTGAGTCTCCGGTCGGTTATCTACAGATTGCGGTATCCCTAGAGCCGCTAGAGGAATCTCTAGCGCGATCGCGTTTATTTTTATCTCTGGGGATACCCGTTGCACTTATCTTTACTGGAATAGTGGGTTGGATACTCGGTAGCTTTGCCATGCGTCCCGCGAGAAGGTCCTACGAACAACTACAGCGGTTTACAGCCGATGCTTCTCATGAACTGCGCGCTCCTATCTCAGCTATCCTCAGTAATGCCCAGGTGGGGTTACTCGCCCCTGCTGAAGATGAGCAACAGCCTCGGCAGCGCTTATCGAACATTGTGACTCAAAGTAAATCGATCAGTGCTTTGATCGCTAATCTGCTGTTTCTTGCCCGTCATGAAGGACAACTAAATCCAAAAGATGTAGCAAAGACAAATATAGAAGAGTTGTTAAGTTCATTAGGTAGCGAATATAAAACGTTAGCAGTAGAGAAAGGTTTGGAGTTTCATCTACTTGTGCCTGCCAAACCTCTGGAAATTCATAGCGATCCTGATCTTTTCAAACAGGCTATCCGCAATTTACTCGATAACGCGATTAAATATACTTCTCCTGAGGGCAGAGTTGATTTAGAACTTGTCGTTAAACCTCGTCGAATTTTAATTACAGTCAAAGATACTGGCATTGGAATCCCTGCTGCGGATTTGCCTCACATCTTCGAGCGCTTTTATCGGGTTGATAAAGCTCGTACCAGACAAACTGGAGGGTTTGGGTTAGGGCTTGCGATCGCACAGCAGATTATTCAAGCGCACGATGGCAAGATTACGGTCGAAAGTGAATTTGGGAAAGGAACAATGTTTCAGATTTGTTTACCCCTCAGACCTTAG
- a CDS encoding efflux RND transporter periplasmic adaptor subunit, with the protein MKTSDSPPNPFSESELQSVEPRRDDMQEKSHPKSKKVPRWLVAILILGGSAVLWQVIVPSSRPTAQTSTQETPPRAVEIGALMSGTGSRQVRLLGQVEAGARATLNPQIEGTVQQVLVREGDRVTPGMTMAVLDDADSKLALAEARARLAQEKGNLARLQVGTRPEILTQRRAELAAAEAREAEAQDNLGRTASLTEEGALSERTLVEVRSEANAATSEKFRVKALLAEAEAGPTREEIDAQKGLVAAAHAAVRQAELGMRRTRIQAAFPGVVESRDADPGDYVEVDDPILTLVSDRSLDIFLEIPESLSGQVAPGKTVNLTARALPDWKQQTSITAVVPSTDTTSRRQLVRVSLNNPPQRLLPGMAIQAYLSMPVENANTFVVPRDALTRRGSDWLLFTIRDNAAQQVNVEMVVDLGEEVIIANPELQEGREIVVNGGDGLTDNAAVKVVNSLTDR; encoded by the coding sequence GTGAAAACTTCTGACAGTCCCCCCAACCCGTTCTCAGAATCAGAGCTTCAGTCTGTTGAGCCACGGCGAGACGATATGCAAGAAAAGAGTCACCCAAAAAGCAAAAAAGTGCCTAGGTGGTTGGTCGCTATCTTGATCTTGGGGGGAAGCGCAGTTTTATGGCAGGTCATTGTCCCCTCATCTCGCCCCACGGCTCAAACCAGTACTCAAGAAACACCCCCCAGAGCAGTTGAAATTGGGGCTTTGATGTCAGGCACAGGCAGCAGGCAGGTGAGATTGCTAGGACAAGTGGAGGCTGGAGCACGCGCAACATTAAATCCTCAGATTGAGGGGACAGTGCAGCAAGTTTTAGTTAGAGAGGGCGATCGCGTTACGCCTGGAATGACGATGGCCGTTCTCGATGATGCTGATTCAAAATTAGCCTTGGCTGAAGCTCGAGCAAGACTCGCACAGGAAAAAGGAAACTTAGCTCGGCTGCAGGTGGGAACTCGGCCTGAGATTCTCACTCAGAGACGCGCAGAATTAGCCGCCGCTGAAGCCAGAGAAGCAGAAGCCCAAGATAATTTAGGGCGGACGGCGAGTTTGACAGAAGAAGGCGCGTTATCTGAAAGAACTTTGGTAGAAGTCAGAAGCGAAGCCAATGCGGCCACAAGCGAAAAATTTCGAGTCAAGGCTCTTTTAGCGGAGGCAGAAGCAGGCCCCACTAGAGAAGAGATTGATGCGCAAAAAGGCTTAGTCGCCGCTGCCCACGCAGCCGTAAGACAGGCAGAGCTGGGGATGCGACGCACACGAATCCAAGCCGCTTTCCCTGGAGTCGTAGAATCACGGGATGCTGATCCCGGCGACTATGTTGAGGTCGACGATCCCATATTGACACTGGTGAGCGATCGCTCTTTAGATATCTTTTTAGAAATTCCCGAAAGCTTGAGCGGGCAAGTCGCCCCCGGGAAAACGGTGAACTTGACGGCTCGCGCCTTGCCTGACTGGAAACAACAAACGAGCATTACCGCAGTTGTCCCCTCGACAGATACTACCTCTCGCCGACAGTTGGTGCGAGTCAGTCTGAATAACCCACCTCAGAGATTATTACCCGGCATGGCCATTCAAGCCTATCTATCTATGCCAGTCGAGAATGCAAATACTTTCGTTGTGCCGAGAGATGCCCTAACCAGACGAGGGAGTGACTGGCTGCTATTCACTATCAGAGACAACGCAGCTCAACAGGTCAATGTAGAAATGGTGGTGGACCTAGGTGAAGAGGTCATTATTGCGAATCCTGAGCTGCAGGAAGGGCGAGAGATCGTCGTTAATGGCGGTGATGGATTGACGGATAATGCTGCCGTAAAAGTGGTCAATTCTCTAACGGATCGCTGA
- a CDS encoding bifunctional folylpolyglutamate synthase/dihydrofolate synthase, producing MVPNNDRVALQKIHALLQRYERFGIHLGLEASHQLLAALGHPHQRVPIIHVAGTNGKGSVCAYLSSVLTAAGYRVGRYTSPHLVDWTERICINQQPIAADVLYDALLRVEAAVTEPMPTQFEVITAAAWCCFEPVDIAVIEVGLGGRLDATNVCDSPVVSVITSISRDHWQRLGPTLADIAYEKAGILKQDCAAVVGPLPEAAESVVQQRISELNCRARWPQPAAKVSQSLSQQTVIAEGVTYDLTLPGDLQLINSGVAIATLKALRDQGWNISDDAIATGMANTTWPGRLQWVPWHNSSLLLDGAHNEAAAIALRQYVDSLEQPVHWLMGMLSTKDHAKVLIALLRPGDRLSLVPVSGHSSADPQALQTLALEVCPTLECCIYPDLDAGLQSLHSTVETKVLCGSLYLVGQFLAQSQESYRQA from the coding sequence ATGGTTCCTAACAACGATAGAGTGGCTCTCCAGAAAATTCATGCTCTCCTGCAGCGCTACGAGCGGTTCGGCATCCATCTAGGTTTAGAGGCTAGCCATCAGCTCTTAGCTGCCCTCGGCCATCCCCATCAGCGCGTCCCCATCATCCACGTGGCAGGGACCAATGGCAAAGGCTCCGTTTGCGCCTATTTATCATCGGTGCTCACGGCGGCGGGCTATCGCGTAGGCCGCTACACTTCTCCCCATTTGGTTGATTGGACTGAACGCATCTGTATTAATCAACAGCCCATTGCTGCAGACGTTCTCTACGATGCTTTACTGCGGGTGGAAGCGGCTGTGACAGAACCAATGCCGACCCAGTTTGAAGTCATTACCGCTGCCGCCTGGTGCTGCTTTGAGCCGGTTGACATTGCCGTTATTGAGGTGGGCCTGGGGGGACGCCTAGATGCCACCAACGTGTGCGATTCCCCTGTGGTGAGCGTGATTACCTCTATCAGCCGCGATCACTGGCAGCGTCTAGGACCGACCTTGGCCGATATTGCTTATGAAAAAGCCGGGATTCTGAAGCAAGACTGTGCTGCCGTTGTGGGGCCACTTCCGGAGGCGGCAGAGTCGGTGGTGCAACAGCGGATTTCAGAGCTAAACTGCAGGGCGCGGTGGCCTCAGCCTGCGGCTAAAGTTTCTCAGTCATTGAGCCAGCAGACGGTGATAGCTGAGGGTGTTACCTACGATTTGACGCTGCCAGGGGATTTGCAGTTGATTAATTCGGGGGTTGCGATCGCAACCTTAAAGGCCCTAAGAGACCAAGGCTGGAATATTTCAGACGATGCGATCGCAACCGGCATGGCAAATACCACTTGGCCGGGACGTCTGCAGTGGGTCCCGTGGCACAACTCCTCACTGCTGCTTGATGGTGCCCATAACGAAGCCGCAGCCATTGCGCTCCGTCAGTATGTCGATAGCCTAGAGCAGCCCGTCCACTGGCTAATGGGAATGCTCTCGACGAAAGACCATGCCAAAGTCTTGATTGCTCTGCTGCGTCCGGGCGACCGCCTCTCTCTTGTGCCCGTGTCGGGGCACAGTAGTGCTGACCCCCAAGCTCTGCAGACTCTGGCCTTAGAAGTTTGCCCGACCTTAGAGTGCTGTATCTATCCTGATTTGGATGCCGGACTGCAGTCCCTGCATTCAACGGTGGAGACGAAGGTGCTGTGTGGCTCGCTTTATTTAGTGGGTCAGTTTCTCGCTCAGTCTCAGGAGTCGTATCGTCAGGCTTAG
- a CDS encoding protein kinase domain-containing protein: MDPKNKPQAADCHACGSKLLLRDRYRATRVLGKGGFGTTFSAKDEGLPGQPDCVIKQLKPVLSTPQYVAQCQKLFQREAETLGRIGNHPQIPRLLDYFEMGQEFYLVQEYISGYTLHKEAKRSGPLTEGQVRDVLKEVLPILDYLHQQKVIHRDIKPANVIRREIDHKLILIDFGVVNDQGGADNSTPASGKTDFVVGTKGFAAPEQIAKKPVYASDLYSLGITCVFLLLGKLPKDFNPHQAGQPWLQTLRVSPQFQQVLIKMLAAATCDRYSSAREVLQALEQLGQPADADSFAVVPIQPSVAAPSGWPSAVPTTQPSVAQVAAQPSGAQPTVSPPSAVSGSISPSAQPAVAARRSPQPESARATTAEVLKPEASEPETPQKKSWWNKPILGKGSMTERIAGLVSQQTVSEPDILKHQQVIDSMTTLINKVQKLKSQQFSDPRFIDFVKVQSDLTRTAEDRNSLMLAAELLAAGIEFKDIFLDLQTTEARYRIAAAQKIYDAVQGLFNRNLEPAAFVAALNKKATEILADIETDKLRQAMQHYLSQIELLSQDKLRFQLFTLFKSSQEDDYSILQTAAELIEACKEGDSGNIEQLNRQIRIQYTGFEKLGRVLGIPAQKRLPETYARLIQYVALSDRYQQSYPRFRQVIVLLEKWHKHYRNAVEIRQRFNPDEYKLPKEFKQDLPGVEVYEYFREYVT; the protein is encoded by the coding sequence ATGGACCCAAAGAATAAGCCTCAGGCAGCGGATTGCCACGCCTGTGGTTCAAAACTGCTGCTGCGCGATCGCTACAGAGCCACCAGAGTGCTCGGGAAGGGTGGTTTTGGTACTACATTTTCTGCCAAGGATGAAGGGCTACCGGGTCAGCCCGACTGCGTGATTAAGCAGCTCAAGCCGGTCTTGAGCACACCGCAATACGTTGCTCAGTGTCAGAAACTTTTTCAGCGGGAGGCCGAAACCCTCGGCAGAATTGGAAACCATCCGCAAATTCCGCGCCTGCTTGATTACTTTGAGATGGGGCAAGAGTTCTATCTAGTTCAGGAGTATATCAGCGGCTATACGCTGCACAAAGAGGCCAAGCGCTCCGGTCCCTTGACAGAAGGTCAGGTGCGAGATGTCCTTAAAGAGGTGCTGCCGATCCTTGACTATCTGCATCAGCAAAAGGTGATTCACCGCGATATCAAGCCCGCCAACGTAATTCGCCGCGAAATTGATCACAAGCTGATTCTGATTGACTTCGGGGTCGTTAATGACCAAGGTGGTGCAGATAACAGCACGCCAGCCTCAGGCAAAACAGATTTTGTTGTGGGTACGAAGGGATTTGCAGCCCCTGAACAAATCGCCAAAAAACCCGTCTACGCCAGCGATCTTTACAGCCTGGGCATCACCTGCGTGTTTCTGTTGCTGGGGAAACTGCCTAAGGATTTTAACCCTCATCAAGCGGGGCAACCCTGGCTGCAGACGCTCCGTGTCAGTCCCCAGTTTCAGCAGGTTCTGATAAAGATGCTGGCGGCTGCGACTTGCGATCGCTACTCTTCTGCCCGAGAGGTACTCCAGGCTCTCGAACAGCTCGGCCAGCCTGCAGATGCAGATTCATTTGCAGTTGTTCCTATTCAGCCGTCTGTCGCTGCCCCTTCTGGATGGCCCTCTGCTGTTCCCACGACTCAGCCTTCCGTCGCCCAGGTTGCTGCACAACCCTCTGGCGCACAGCCGACCGTGTCGCCCCCAAGCGCTGTTTCAGGGTCGATCAGTCCATCCGCCCAGCCCGCCGTCGCGGCTCGCCGCTCCCCCCAGCCCGAATCAGCCCGAGCTACAACCGCTGAAGTGCTTAAGCCTGAAGCTTCTGAGCCGGAGACACCGCAAAAAAAATCCTGGTGGAACAAGCCAATCTTGGGGAAGGGCAGCATGACGGAGCGCATTGCGGGGCTTGTTTCTCAGCAAACCGTTTCTGAGCCTGACATTCTCAAGCACCAGCAGGTGATAGATTCCATGACCACTTTGATTAACAAGGTGCAAAAACTAAAGTCTCAGCAGTTCTCAGATCCAAGGTTTATCGATTTTGTAAAGGTTCAGAGTGATTTAACGCGGACCGCAGAGGATCGCAACAGCCTCATGTTAGCGGCTGAGCTGTTGGCCGCTGGAATTGAGTTTAAAGATATCTTTCTAGATCTCCAGACCACGGAGGCCAGATATCGAATTGCTGCCGCTCAAAAAATTTATGACGCAGTTCAGGGACTATTCAACCGCAACCTAGAGCCCGCTGCCTTTGTCGCTGCGCTCAATAAGAAGGCGACAGAAATTCTAGCTGATATTGAGACAGATAAGCTCAGACAAGCGATGCAGCACTATCTCAGTCAGATTGAGCTTTTGAGCCAAGACAAGTTGCGCTTTCAGCTTTTTACCCTCTTCAAGTCGTCTCAAGAGGATGACTATTCGATTCTGCAAACGGCTGCTGAACTGATTGAGGCTTGCAAAGAGGGGGACAGCGGCAATATTGAACAGCTCAATCGACAGATTCGCATTCAATATACCGGCTTCGAAAAATTGGGTCGCGTATTGGGGATTCCGGCCCAAAAACGGCTTCCTGAAACCTATGCACGCCTGATTCAATATGTTGCCCTTAGCGATCGGTATCAGCAGTCCTATCCTCGATTTAGACAGGTGATCGTGCTGCTAGAGAAGTGGCATAAGCACTATAGGAATGCGGTTGAGATTCGTCAGCGGTTTAATCCTGATGAATATAAGTTGCCCAAGGAATTTAAGCAGGATCTCCCTGGCGTTGAGGTGTATGAATACTTTAGAGAGTATGTGACTTAG